A region of the Agromyces sp. CF514 genome:
TTCGCGATGAGCGAGTCGATCGAGATCGACGAATCGGTGTCCTGGCCGTCGGAGAGCACGACGATCGCGTTGATGCGGCCGGGCTCGGCGCGCGCGCTCATCTCGTCGTACGCGGCCGCGACCGCGTCGTAGAGCGGCGTGCCCTGCCGGTTCGCGTAGCGGAGGTCGGCGATCGACGAGCTCAGCGTCTCGCCGTCGGAACCGAGCGGTGCGACGCCGCGGAGCTCGAGGAGGTTCTTGCCGGCCGCGGACTCGACGTCGGTCGTGAACGCCCACACACCGATCTCGTCGGTCGGGCGGAAGTGGCCGAGGGTGGCCTGGGCGCCCTCGATCGCACCGTCGAGGCGGGACCTGCCGTCGCCGATCGGCTCGTCCATCGAACCCGAGATGTCGATGACCTCGAGCACCGAAGAGGGCTTGCGGATCTGCGCCCACTGGTCGAGTGCCGCCGAGACGACGTCGACGGCGGGGCGGGGCAGCGTGATCGCGGGGCCCGCCGGGTCGACGCCGAACCGCTCGGTGAACAGGTTGCCGAGCGGCACCGAGTCGTCGAGCGGGCGGAAGCCGTACTGGGGCAGGATCTGCTGAGCCGGCTCGGTGGCGAGGAAGTCGATGAACGCCGCGCCCGCGGTCGCCTGTGCCGGGGTCACCCAGTCGGCGCCGAGTATCGTCACCGGGTTGTCCGACCAGATCGAGCCGCCAGACGGGTACACCGCGACGAGCTTCTCCTTGGGCGGGGTGAGCGTCTCGCCGGGTTCGACGGTGTGCGAGTCGGGGTTGCCCTGGTTGTAGTTCAGCAGCGACGTCTCCTCGAGCGCGACCGCCGAGACGTAGCCGGAGCCGCCCGAGCCGTTCTGCGTCTCGTCGTAGAGGGTCGTGAGCACCTTGCCGGTCGTGTCGCCGTAGTGGATCACGCACTCCTCGAACACGCGCGAGAACTCCTCGGCAGCTGCGACGTCGTCGGCCGTGAGATCGGCCGTCTTGCCGGATGCCTCGTACGACTGCATCAGGATCGCCGAGAGCCCGGTGGTCGACGTGTTCGGGTTCGTCTTCGAGATCTTGAACGAGCCCCAGATCGGCTTGCCCACGCTGCCCCAGCCCGCGGGGTCGGCGCACAGCTGCTCGAAGTCGCCGATGCCGATCTCGGCGTCGGGCCAACCGAGCGCCTTCGCCATCGTCTCTGGCACCCCGAACACGACGGGCGTGTGCGTGA
Encoded here:
- a CDS encoding substrate-binding and VWA domain-containing protein translates to MAPVPRRTAARPPFPTTSRRGVRASLAVSVMTVAAIALSACTFGGDGVDQGTVEGGDFVDDGCTSVVVATSSEKVNMLDALAKAFKESPEHAALDECATVRPVNVSSGDATRFLTAGGDWPDEDPRRWPTLWSPASTVWTERVAAAASPSLVGEPVSFTHTPVVFGVPETMAKALGWPDAEIGIGDFEQLCADPAGWGSVGKPIWGSFKISKTNPNTSTTGLSAILMQSYEASGKTADLTADDVAAAEEFSRVFEECVIHYGDTTGKVLTTLYDETQNGSGGSGYVSAVALEETSLLNYNQGNPDSHTVEPGETLTPPKEKLVAVYPSGGSIWSDNPVTILGADWVTPAQATAGAAFIDFLATEPAQQILPQYGFRPLDDSVPLGNLFTERFGVDPAGPAITLPRPAVDVVSAALDQWAQIRKPSSVLEVIDISGSMDEPIGDGRSRLDGAIEGAQATLGHFRPTDEIGVWAFTTDVESAAGKNLLELRGVAPLGSDGETLSSSIADLRYANRQGTPLYDAVAAAYDEMSARAEPGRINAIVVLSDGQDTDSSISIDSLIAKIGKASGEGGDDAPVRIFPIAYGEGADTGALQRIAEATGGQWFDASDPAKIDLVFASVINNF